One window of Cohnella hashimotonis genomic DNA carries:
- a CDS encoding response regulator, with protein MIRVIVVEDEKPTLELMTLLIGRHPMLELVGAYTSPFEALERFAETRPDAAFLDVEMPKMGGIALAEKLKAIDGELQVAFTTAYPAYAVEAFRVSAVDYLLKPVTPDDLARVALRFGRSQEIRSALKSAAPSGKAPAVRCLGTFETRGADGRPMSWPTRKTEELFAYLLAYPDRLHGKWQLADLLWPELDEERALHNLHNTVYRLKKSLKTAGVGIELAHGNQGYRFRAQAGLSDLQLLREYGGSEPDTVAVAREAHERVLMLVKGELFAGKDYAWSAGLAVEVASQQAALTRRFAAKLRKSAPSLAKSLMFAYLSESPLDEEVNEELLELLAELGESALFHRHYTQYAERLGAELDAEPSAALRKLAARMNG; from the coding sequence ATGATACGCGTCATCGTCGTCGAAGACGAAAAACCGACGCTAGAGCTGATGACTTTGCTCATCGGCCGCCATCCCATGCTGGAACTCGTCGGCGCTTATACGAGCCCGTTCGAAGCGCTCGAACGCTTCGCCGAGACGAGGCCGGACGCCGCGTTCCTCGACGTCGAGATGCCCAAAATGGGCGGCATCGCGCTGGCGGAAAAACTCAAGGCGATCGACGGGGAGCTGCAGGTCGCCTTTACGACGGCTTATCCGGCGTATGCGGTCGAAGCCTTCCGGGTCAGCGCCGTCGATTATTTGCTGAAGCCGGTGACGCCCGACGACCTCGCGCGCGTCGCCCTTCGCTTCGGGCGCAGTCAAGAGATTCGTTCGGCGCTGAAGTCCGCCGCTCCCTCGGGGAAGGCCCCCGCAGTACGCTGTCTGGGAACGTTCGAGACGCGCGGCGCGGACGGGCGTCCGATGAGCTGGCCTACCCGCAAGACGGAGGAGCTGTTCGCCTACCTGCTCGCCTATCCTGACCGGCTTCACGGGAAATGGCAGCTGGCCGATTTACTCTGGCCCGAGCTGGATGAAGAGCGGGCGCTGCACAATTTGCACAATACGGTATACCGCCTCAAAAAGTCGCTCAAGACCGCCGGCGTCGGCATCGAGCTCGCGCACGGCAATCAGGGATACCGCTTCCGTGCGCAAGCCGGGCTCTCGGACCTACAGCTGCTGAGGGAATATGGCGGAAGCGAGCCGGACACGGTGGCGGTCGCCCGCGAAGCGCACGAACGGGTGCTCATGCTGGTCAAGGGAGAATTATTCGCCGGCAAGGATTACGCCTGGAGCGCCGGCCTCGCTGTGGAGGTTGCCTCGCAGCAGGCCGCGCTGACGAGAAGGTTTGCCGCCAAACTGCGGAAAAGCGCCCCTTCGCTGGCCAAGTCGCTCATGTTCGCCTACTTGTCCGAGTCCCCGCTCGACGAAGAAGTGAACGAAGAGCTGCTTGAACTGCTCGCCGAGCTCGGCGAATCGGCCCTTTTCCACCGGCACTATACGCAATACGCAGAAAGGCTCGGCGCCGAATTGGACGCCGAGCCGTCGGCCGCGCTGCGGAAGCTCGCCGCGCGGATGAATGGTTAG